One stretch of Roseimicrobium sp. ORNL1 DNA includes these proteins:
- a CDS encoding glycosyltransferase family 4 protein: MSTREKVDSIPLRQSKGRLALVDHAPMGDRGLYPYYVAHALAAQGWECSQIEARPSKAAEWFGRLAQRWMMRLEPHFYNPASNSIVIRSLAKRINKRIAGGGFDGVICTGNPVWMAGVEQPWTAWTDHVFAAVQDLYPINIHYQSPRNKRVCRRFERRGLSRAGMAAFTSDWAAEICRTNYPETAGKVKTVLFGPSMTSVPDRKELDEILAKKTATTCNLLFVGWSWERKGGDAAIEVTRRLRQSGVDAKLIILGPPQIPEYVANEPGVEILPTVNKNQAGVEKRLWEIYGQAHFLILPTTADCAPICFAEAACFGIPVVTTIVGGTRSLVSQNVNGACFAIESFVAEATTWVRELWGSPARYRTMVEQSRTEYELRMSWDSNIGPFIEAASPFWNCRKGTIR, translated from the coding sequence ATGTCCACGCGCGAAAAGGTTGATTCGATTCCCCTTCGACAATCAAAGGGAAGATTGGCGCTTGTTGACCATGCGCCGATGGGAGATCGAGGACTGTACCCTTACTATGTTGCACATGCCCTTGCTGCTCAAGGCTGGGAGTGCAGTCAGATAGAAGCCCGACCTTCTAAGGCTGCCGAGTGGTTCGGTAGATTGGCCCAAAGATGGATGATGCGGCTGGAGCCACATTTCTATAATCCTGCCAGCAACTCGATCGTCATCCGGTCACTTGCAAAGCGGATCAATAAAAGAATAGCAGGCGGCGGTTTTGACGGCGTCATTTGTACTGGGAACCCCGTTTGGATGGCGGGTGTCGAGCAGCCTTGGACGGCGTGGACAGATCACGTATTTGCCGCGGTGCAGGACCTCTATCCGATCAATATCCACTATCAAAGTCCACGAAATAAGCGGGTTTGCAGGCGATTCGAGCGCCGGGGCCTGTCGAGAGCAGGTATGGCTGCGTTTACTTCCGATTGGGCGGCGGAGATATGCCGGACCAACTATCCGGAAACCGCTGGTAAAGTGAAGACCGTGCTCTTTGGCCCCAGCATGACATCAGTACCTGACAGGAAGGAACTGGATGAAATACTCGCCAAGAAAACAGCCACCACCTGCAATCTGCTTTTTGTGGGATGGAGCTGGGAGAGAAAGGGAGGAGACGCTGCGATTGAGGTCACTCGTCGTCTCCGCCAATCTGGTGTAGACGCAAAACTCATCATCCTCGGGCCGCCGCAAATTCCAGAATATGTGGCCAACGAGCCCGGGGTGGAAATTCTTCCGACGGTCAACAAAAACCAGGCCGGAGTGGAGAAGAGGCTTTGGGAGATTTATGGGCAGGCGCACTTCCTCATACTTCCTACCACGGCAGACTGCGCGCCGATTTGCTTTGCCGAGGCGGCGTGTTTCGGAATCCCTGTAGTCACGACCATCGTTGGGGGAACTCGCAGCTTGGTCAGTCAAAATGTGAATGGAGCGTGCTTTGCCATCGAGTCGTTCGTGGCAGAAGCAACCACTTGGGTCAGGGAACTATGGGGAAGCCCAGCTCGCTACCGCACGATGGTAGAGCAGAGCAGGACGGAGTATGAACTCCGCATGAGCTGGGACTCGAACATTGGACCATTCATAGAGGCGGCATCTCCTTTTTGGAATTGTCGCAAAGGGACAATTCGTTGA
- a CDS encoding GDP-mannose 4,6-dehydratase: MSRGNRHTAVITGITGQDGSYLAELLLEKGYEVHGIVRRASMFNRSRIEHLRADPEVYGRRLFLHYADLTDATTLRRHLIKIQPSELYHLAGQSQPGLSFEIPESTVQETAVATLALLEILRDLETPPRVFMAASSEVFGSPGVYPQNEETPFRPVNPYGCAKAFAASLCRVYRESHHLHICCGIAYNHESPRRSESFVTRKITATVARIAQGSGEILELGNLDAERDWGWAPEYVDAMWRMLQHPTAGDYVLATGTSTSVRNFASAAFAAEGIRLEFEGEGEEQTARDSRNGALLLRVNKRFHRPVEPIRLMGNPASAASILGWQPSIKGAAVAEKMTQLERR; encoded by the coding sequence ATGTCACGCGGAAACCGACATACGGCTGTCATCACCGGCATCACCGGTCAGGATGGATCGTACCTTGCAGAATTGCTCCTGGAAAAGGGGTATGAAGTGCATGGGATTGTCCGGCGCGCGAGCATGTTCAATCGCTCGCGCATTGAGCACCTCCGCGCCGATCCGGAAGTATATGGCCGGCGCCTGTTCCTGCACTATGCGGATCTCACTGACGCCACCACGCTGCGCCGGCATTTGATCAAGATCCAGCCCTCGGAATTGTATCACCTGGCCGGGCAGAGCCAGCCGGGACTGAGCTTTGAAATCCCGGAATCGACCGTGCAGGAGACTGCGGTGGCGACGCTCGCGCTCCTCGAAATTCTGAGGGATCTGGAGACGCCACCACGCGTGTTCATGGCTGCGTCTTCCGAGGTATTTGGCAGTCCCGGAGTCTATCCGCAGAACGAGGAGACACCCTTCCGGCCGGTGAATCCGTACGGTTGTGCCAAGGCGTTTGCGGCAAGCTTGTGCCGTGTATACCGGGAGTCGCATCACCTCCACATTTGCTGCGGGATCGCCTACAATCACGAATCTCCCCGCCGCAGTGAAAGCTTCGTGACGCGGAAAATCACGGCCACGGTGGCTCGTATTGCACAAGGCTCCGGTGAGATCCTGGAATTGGGCAATCTGGACGCGGAACGTGACTGGGGCTGGGCGCCTGAATACGTGGATGCCATGTGGCGCATGCTGCAGCATCCAACGGCTGGGGATTATGTGCTGGCTACGGGAACCAGCACTTCCGTCAGGAATTTTGCGAGTGCCGCATTCGCCGCTGAGGGGATACGCCTTGAATTCGAAGGGGAGGGCGAGGAGCAGACGGCCCGCGATTCCCGCAATGGGGCTCTCCTGCTGCGCGTGAACAAGAGATTCCATCGTCCCGTGGAGCCCATCAGACTGATGGGTAACCCTGCGAGTGCAGCCAGTATTCTGGGGTGGCAGCCGAGCATCAAAGGCGCCGCTGTGGCGGAAAAGATGACCCAGTTGGAGCGGCGGTAG
- a CDS encoding ABC transporter permease, with protein MSESTAASSESLSSATGSSVPSKRAWDMIIRPKDGWLDLRLGELWSYRDLLWMFVRRDFVSVYKQTVLGPIWFFVQPLLTTLVFMVVFSGIAQIPTGGLPPMLFYLAGTTAWNYFAACLSKTSSTFTANAAIFGKVYFPRLIVPLSVVTSNIIQFVIQFALFLCFLVYYGATGTAVQPQWGLILLLTPVLLLMMGLLGLGLGIIVSSLTTKYRDMQFLVTFGVQLLMYGTPVIYALGSIPDKYRLLVSANPMTPIIECFRGIYLGSGDWSAGTLIYAGVFTLVTALIGMVLFHRVEKTFMDTV; from the coding sequence ATGAGCGAATCTACGGCAGCCAGTTCTGAATCCCTGTCATCGGCCACGGGTTCCTCCGTGCCTTCCAAGAGGGCTTGGGACATGATTATCAGGCCCAAGGATGGCTGGCTGGATCTGCGGCTTGGCGAATTGTGGAGCTATCGTGACCTGCTCTGGATGTTTGTGCGCCGGGACTTTGTTTCGGTATACAAGCAGACGGTCCTGGGGCCCATATGGTTCTTTGTGCAGCCGCTCCTTACCACGCTGGTCTTCATGGTGGTGTTTAGTGGCATCGCCCAGATTCCCACGGGCGGGTTGCCTCCCATGCTTTTCTACCTCGCGGGTACTACGGCGTGGAACTACTTCGCAGCCTGTCTGTCGAAGACCTCCAGTACCTTTACTGCCAATGCGGCCATTTTCGGCAAGGTGTACTTTCCCCGGCTGATAGTCCCGCTCTCCGTGGTGACTTCCAACATCATCCAGTTCGTCATTCAGTTTGCCCTGTTCCTCTGTTTTCTCGTCTACTATGGCGCAACAGGTACTGCGGTGCAGCCGCAGTGGGGGTTGATACTTCTGCTGACCCCGGTGCTTTTGCTGATGATGGGATTGCTAGGTTTGGGCTTGGGCATCATTGTTTCATCACTGACCACCAAGTATCGCGACATGCAGTTCTTGGTGACGTTTGGCGTCCAGCTTCTCATGTATGGAACTCCGGTCATCTATGCCCTCGGTAGTATCCCGGACAAATATCGCCTGTTGGTGTCGGCAAATCCGATGACCCCCATTATTGAATGCTTCCGTGGTATCTACCTGGGATCAGGGGATTGGTCTGCCGGAACGTTGATTTATGCCGGAGTCTTCACTCTGGTTACCGCACTCATAGGCATGGTTCTATTTCATCGGGTGGAAAAGACGTTCATGGACACGGTGTAA
- a CDS encoding FkbM family methyltransferase: protein MSLAASIQGALGRYRESRLERHLGGVDVLHVQGVELNVTGLSISMKKLLISGGFEKAETEVARSLVQPGDRILDLGAGLGFVGLYAMKFLAAAQITAVEANPNTFELLKDNYGRNKVSADFVHAAAGSVDGTLRLSISGDFWEDRVADGERGATGDVREVPAVSFETLFKQYGNRMDVLMMDIEGAEVGAVHTTIPGGVRSVIIEIHPDLLSKEQVGDVTNWLVRQGYRLVNSWGRVLGFEREQ, encoded by the coding sequence ATGTCTTTAGCCGCATCAATTCAGGGCGCCTTGGGGCGCTATCGTGAGTCGAGATTGGAGCGCCACCTGGGTGGCGTGGATGTCCTGCACGTTCAGGGAGTGGAACTGAATGTTACAGGCCTGTCTATTTCGATGAAAAAATTGCTCATCTCTGGGGGGTTTGAGAAGGCGGAGACAGAGGTGGCGCGTAGTCTTGTTCAACCTGGTGATCGCATATTGGATTTGGGGGCTGGTTTGGGTTTCGTGGGGCTGTACGCGATGAAGTTCCTTGCTGCAGCGCAGATCACCGCGGTAGAAGCGAATCCCAACACATTTGAGTTGTTGAAGGATAATTACGGACGCAACAAGGTTTCAGCGGACTTCGTTCACGCAGCCGCCGGATCCGTTGATGGGACTCTGCGTCTGAGCATCTCCGGAGATTTTTGGGAGGACCGGGTGGCAGACGGAGAGCGGGGCGCAACCGGAGATGTACGTGAAGTGCCGGCCGTCTCGTTTGAAACGCTGTTCAAACAGTATGGGAATCGAATGGATGTGCTGATGATGGACATTGAAGGCGCTGAAGTCGGTGCGGTGCATACCACCATACCCGGAGGGGTGCGTTCTGTGATCATCGAAATCCATCCTGACTTGCTGTCGAAGGAACAGGTAGGCGACGTTACGAACTGGCTTGTGCGACAGGGGTACAGATTGGTGAACTCGTGGGGCCGGGTGCTTGGGTTTGAGCGTGAGCAGTAA
- a CDS encoding ABC transporter ATP-binding protein: protein MSETVIEVDNISKLYRLGEVGTGSLAHDVNRWWHRVRGKEDPYSQVGQVNDRTKKAESDWVWALKDINFEVKQGDVLGIIGRNGAGKSTLLKILSRVTAPSTGEVRVKGRIASLLEVGTGFHPELTGRENIFLNGAILGMTRAEIRAKLDEIVSFSGCEAYLDTPVKRYSSGMQVRLAFAVAAHLEPEILIVDEVLAVGDAEFQKRCVGRMSEVAKEGRTVLFVSHNMNAVHALCGTGMVLKEGQPEFAGDISRAIEIYCEQGKWGAQSTWQRVAPVNESVCFLKASLNLTGKQPDMFLELEAHMICQRPSARVMVAIDIFDTLGDQILQVLPEPFPFIECSKGEFVVSLRIQLPPLIPGSYGVGLWTGAYYSETLEQIKTALAFDITESPTPGRSFPHSRKEGFSFPKCTYRIEGSADIK from the coding sequence ATGTCTGAAACGGTCATCGAAGTTGACAACATTTCCAAACTGTACCGGCTTGGTGAGGTGGGCACGGGTTCCCTCGCCCATGATGTGAATCGCTGGTGGCACCGCGTGCGCGGAAAGGAGGACCCTTATTCCCAAGTGGGTCAGGTAAATGATCGCACCAAGAAAGCGGAGAGCGACTGGGTGTGGGCATTGAAGGACATCAACTTCGAAGTGAAGCAGGGTGATGTTCTAGGCATCATCGGGCGCAATGGCGCTGGCAAGTCCACTCTGCTGAAGATCCTCTCGCGCGTGACGGCGCCATCCACCGGAGAGGTGAGGGTGAAAGGTCGCATTGCATCCCTTTTGGAAGTAGGCACTGGGTTCCATCCTGAGCTGACGGGACGGGAAAATATCTTCCTCAATGGTGCGATCCTTGGAATGACGCGTGCAGAGATTCGCGCCAAACTGGATGAAATTGTCAGCTTCTCTGGCTGCGAAGCCTACCTTGACACGCCGGTGAAGCGCTATTCGTCAGGCATGCAAGTTCGCCTCGCGTTTGCCGTGGCAGCCCACCTGGAGCCGGAAATCCTGATCGTGGACGAGGTGCTGGCGGTGGGAGATGCAGAGTTTCAGAAGAGGTGTGTCGGGCGTATGTCCGAGGTGGCAAAAGAGGGCCGGACGGTGCTCTTTGTAAGTCACAACATGAACGCGGTACATGCGCTCTGTGGCACGGGAATGGTGTTGAAGGAAGGACAGCCCGAGTTCGCCGGTGACATCAGCCGCGCTATTGAAATCTATTGTGAACAAGGAAAATGGGGCGCTCAATCGACCTGGCAGCGTGTGGCGCCGGTGAATGAGTCCGTCTGCTTTCTGAAGGCGAGTCTGAACCTCACCGGCAAGCAGCCGGACATGTTTCTTGAGTTGGAAGCTCACATGATATGTCAGCGCCCGTCCGCGCGTGTGATGGTGGCCATTGACATTTTTGACACACTTGGCGACCAGATCCTGCAAGTGCTTCCGGAACCCTTCCCGTTCATCGAGTGTTCCAAGGGTGAATTTGTCGTTTCGCTTCGCATTCAGTTGCCTCCCCTCATTCCAGGCTCTTACGGGGTAGGTCTCTGGACGGGAGCGTACTATTCTGAAACGCTGGAGCAAATCAAGACGGCCCTGGCTTTTGACATCACCGAAAGCCCAACACCGGGACGATCCTTTCCCCATTCCAGAAAAGAAGGATTCAGCTTCCCCAAATGCACCTACCGGATTGAGGGCTCGGCGGATATCAAGTGA